Proteins from one Triticum aestivum cultivar Chinese Spring chromosome 7A, IWGSC CS RefSeq v2.1, whole genome shotgun sequence genomic window:
- the LOC123150786 gene encoding disease resistance protein RPM1 translates to MQAFLVADEKTKKKNMLLKVWAEQVRDLAYGIEDCLDEFMVHVGSQSRSRRLLKLNDRHRIASQIRDLKARVEEVSNRNARYNLINADASSNIDEVNASMEDVRSHSAGNIDEAELVGFVNPKEELIKMVDVNSRDGLSKVICVVGMGGLGKTTLARKAYDSKEDIVNKFACCAWVTVSQSFSKIEMLKEMISQLLGTESLRKCLKELEQKAMQVEHLANYLREKLEDKKYLIVLDDVWTIDAWNWIKYIAFPIRNNKGSRIIVTTRDVGLAAQCTSESLIYHLKHLQIEDATNLLLRKSGKTREDMKNDKKMMAVVNKIVKKCGGLPLAILTIGGMLGNKKATEWESIYTQIPSELESNPSLEAMRRIVTLSYNSLPSHLKSCFLYLSIFPEDFEIKRRRLVDRWITEGFVRARGGVNIKDVGISYFTELINRSMIQPSKVSIEGHIKSCRVHDIMRDVMVSISREENFLYLAGDNATTIAEGNFRHVAYHGSKCPKLGVDCSHVRSLTMFGERSMEPSSSICSPDMRMLRALDLENAQFEVTQKDISNIGLFRHLKYLNFSYPQGYSHIYKLPRSIGKLQGLHTLNITDSYITELPTEISKLKSLHSLRCTRKRSYKWFVLGEPKECFLNTLCLPMPFTPLFNSSEHAEAVAELHMAWSSNGSESEGVSVPKGIGKLKELQILEVVDISRTSCKAIKELGELVQLRKLSVVTEGATKQKCQLLSDAIEKLTCLRSLKVVGSLKWMHVVSSPPPLLRSLKLYGHLGAVPGWFGNLMHLVKLSLGGSVIKEEGKIMEILGPLPNLMELGLRSGSYTGETLVFRTGAFPNLKILDICDVQQLRELIFEEGASPQLGKIEIEVCQLKSGINGIKHLASLKEICLNWCGEVAGLGMLRRELEAHPNHPVLRLHDEQSYHDLGDIVQGSTIGVHVDEATEAEESSPLHPEHAAAGESSLSQVVVRTTGATAAKTLT, encoded by the exons ATGCAAGCATTCCTCGTGGCTGATgagaaaacaaagaagaaaaacaTGCTACTGAAGGTGTGGGCAGAGCAAGTAAGAGATCTAGCATATGGTATTGAGGATTGTcttgatgaatttatggtgcatGTGGGAAGCCAGAGCCGTTCTCGACGGCTGCTTAAGCTGAACGATCGGCATCGGATTGCCAGCCAAATCCGTGATCTCAAAGCAAGAGTTGAAGAAGTGAGCAATAGGAATGCACGCTATAACTTGATCAACGCTGATGCCTCCAGCAACATTGACGAGGTGAATGCCAGCATGGAAGATGTTCGTAGCCACTCAGCTGGTAACATTGATGAGGCAGAGCTTGTGGGCTTTGTTAACCCTAAAGAGGAGTTGATTAAGATGGTGGATGTTAACTCCAGAGATGGTCTTTCGAAGGTGATATGTGTCGTTGGCATGGGCGGTTTAGGCAAGACTACTCTAGCAAGGAAGGCATATGATAGCAAGGAAGATATTGTGAATAAATTTGCTTGTTGTGCTTGGGTCACAGTCTCACAGTCATTTTCGAAGATAGAGATGCTCAAGGAGATGATAAGTCAACTTTTGGGTACCGAGTCACTGAGGAAATGCTTGAAAGAACTTGAACAGAAGGCAATGCAAGTAGAGCATCTCGCCAACTACCTCAGAGAAAAGCTAGAGGACAAGAAATACCTTATTGTTCTTGATGATGTGTGGACCATAGATGCCTGGAATTGGATCAAATATATTGCTTTTCCTATTAGAAACAATAAAGGTAGCCGAATAATAGTAACAACACGAGATGTGGGCTTGGCTGCGCAGTGCACTTCAGAATCACTTATCTACCACCTTAAGCACCTACAAATAGAGGATGCCACAAATTTGCTACTAAGAAAGAGTGGCAAAACACGGGAAGACATGAAAAATGATAAGAAAATGATGGCAGTGGTCAACAAAATTGTAAAGAAGTGTGGTGGTCTACCGCTGGCTATACTCACTATAGGAGGCATGCTTGGCAACAAAAAGGCAACAGAGTGGGAAAGTATCTATACACAAATCCCATCAGAGCTTGAGAGCAACCCTAGCCTAGAAGCAATGAGGAGGATAGTTACTCTAAGCTACAATAGCTTGCCGTCTCATCTCAAGTCATGCTTTCTGTATCTAAGCATCTTTCCTGAGGATTTTGAAATCAAAAGGAGGCGTTTGGTAGATAGATGGATAACAGAGGGGTTTGTTAGAGCCAGAGGTGGAGTAAACATCAAAGATGTTGGAATAAGTTATTTCACCGAGCTAATCAACCGAAGCATGATTCAGCCCTCAAAAGTGAGCATAGAAGGACATATTAAGAGTTGCCGAGTCCATGATATCATGCGTGATGTGATGGTCTCGATATCCAGGGAAGAAAATTTTCTGTACTTGGCAGGAGATAATGCAACTACTATAGCAGAGGGGAACTTCCGTCATGTAGCATACCATGGTAGTAAGTGCCCAAAATTAGGCGTGGATTGTAGCCATGTTCGTTCATTAACCATGTTTGGTGAGAGATCCATGGAGCCATCATCTTCAATTTGTTCACCTGACATGAGAATGCTCCGAGCCTTGGATCTAGAGAACGCACAGTTTGAAGTGACACAAAAGGATATCAGCAACATAGGATTGTTTCGTCACTTGAAGTATCTGAATTTTTCTTATCCTCAAGGATATTCACATATTTACAAACTACCTAGATCCATAGGGAAATTACAAGGCTTGCATACTTTGAACATAACAGACAGTTATATTACAGAACTGCCAACTGAGATTAGTAAACTCAAGAGTCTGCATAGTCTCCGTTGTACCAGAAAGAGATCCTATAAATGGTTTGTCCTGGGTGAACCCAAGGAATGCTTTCTGAACACATTATGTTTGCCCATGCCGTTCACACCTTTGTTTAATTCTAGTGAGCATGCTGAGGCAGTTGCAGAGCTACACATGGCATGGTCTAGCAATGGGTCAGAGTCAGAAGGTGTGAGTGTGCCAAAAGGAATCGGCAAATTAAAAGAGCTGCAAATACTAGAGGTTGTAGACATCAGCCGAACTAGTTGCAAAGCAATTAAAGAGCTAGGTGAGCTTGTGCAGCTGAGAAAACTGAGCGTGGTAACAGAAGGGGCCACCAAGCAAAAATGCCAgctactcagtgatgccattgagAAGCTCACTTGCCTCCGCTCCCTTAAAGTGGTTGGTTCACTCAAGTGGATGCATGTTgtttcctctcctcctcccctgttGAGGAGCCTGAAGTTGTATGGACACCTTGGAGCGGTTCCTGGCTGGTTTGGCAATCTAATGCATTTGGTCAAGCTTTCCTTAGGGGGCAGCGTAATAAAGGAAGAAGGTAAAATCATGGAAATACTAGGGCCACTTCCCAACCTCATGGAGCTTGGTCTTAGAAGCGGCTCTTATACTGGGGAGACGTTAGTGTTCAGAACGGGAGCATTCCCAAATCTCAAAATACTTGATATTTGTGATGTGCAGCAACTGAGAGAGTTGATATTCGAGGAGGGCGCCTCGCCGCAGCTGGGAAAGATAGAAATCGAAGTCTGCCAGTTGAAATCAGGGATTAATGGTATCAAGCACCTTGCAAGTCTCAAGGAGATTTGTCTTAATTGGTGTGGTGAAGTGGCCGGGCTTGGTATGTTGCGACGTGAATTGGAGGCACACCCCAACCACCCCGTGCTGCGACTGCATGACGAACAGAGCTATCACGACCTGGGTGACATTGTCCAAGGATCCACTATTGGAGTACATGTGGATGAAGCAACGGAGGCGGAGGAATCATCACCTCTCCATCCCGAGCATGCAGCAGCGGGGGAGAGCTCCTTGTCGCAGGTGGTGGTCAGAACGACGGGGGCGACAG CAGCCAAGACCCTGACATAA